A genomic region of Pelodiscus sinensis isolate JC-2024 chromosome 1, ASM4963464v1, whole genome shotgun sequence contains the following coding sequences:
- the FBXO40 gene encoding F-box only protein 40 isoform X1, producing the protein MFGDPRPMGAVAREGMHQGRAQKTAPGQHRHCEKCFNRQCQVPVEVTVSCLVINCHSRCGAAFHMCKQEEHQLLCPLEQVPCLNSAYGCPSSMARFKLAKHLQVCPASVVHCSMEWNRWPNVDSETILHKNIMKHPHNEQSLDTALALRDQKILFRTLKMAELFPEWREDDEMEEPGAAGLDEGAVGGITGDSREADGQVAELTQQERENLAKDKEGMDLASYKTWENMFSKELSALKATGLSANSEKKEGDSYKKTGQTLCGGNPTEKTKEAAIVEDPKESKNNQVMAGAEKTGLAPWQDGILERLKKEVNIGDYNMYLVHHGRMLIHFGQLAACTPREKDFVYGNLEAHEVKTVCTFKVPVSYHGKRARLADTQAYKVVTMDKSVDTSDLQMSLEECPQLDIARTTLLCALEKELKGHEISEAKNIDGLFMDFGTQTYNFQVEPFSSRDVLADVLDIKSSPGLHVELHTECVTRRHNKSCSAFTFTCNHFFRRDEFPSHFKNVHTDIQSCLNGWFQQRCPLAYLGCTFVQNRFYPATQKATFIYSQHLDTLAIQPEVDDALSKIQKCNFTASNEGKNKDSLSSLPLELLQYIAGFLDNFSLSQLSQVSVLMRDICATLLQERGMVFLLWEKKRYSHGGTSWRARKKIWQFSSLFAPVNNWQFSDIPSMSEHLKICPFYDVEHKKDPFLLVSMSGPQKQAQNRLVSTFKHRS; encoded by the exons ATGTTTGGAGACCCTCGCCCCATGGGAGCTGTTGCCAGAGAGGGGATGCATCAG GGCAGAGCTCAGAAAACCGCTCCTgggcagcacagacactgtgagAAATGTTTCAACCGACAATGCCAAGTCCCAGTCGAGGTCACTGTCTCCTGCTTAGTGATCAATTGCCATTCTCGCTGTGGGGCTGCCTTTCACATGTGTAAACAGGAAGAACACCAACTCCTATGTCCCCTAGAGCAGGTCCCATGCCTCAACTCAGCTTATGGCTGCCCTTCCTCCATGGCCCGCTTTAAGCTGGCAAAGCATCTTCAGGTTTGTCCAGCCAGTGTGGTCCACTGCTCTATGGAATGGAATCGGTGGCCGAATGTAGACTCAGAAACCATTCTACATAAGAACATTATGAAGCATCCACATAATGAGCAGAGTCTAGATACTGCTCTGGCCCTCAGAGATCAGAAGATTCTTTTTAGGACTCTGAAAATGGCTGAGCTGTTTCCAGAATGGAGAGAAGATGATGAAATGGAAGAACCtggagctgcaggtttggatgaaGGAGCTGTTGGAGGAATAACAGGTGATTCTAGAGaagctgatggccaagtggctgAGCTTACCCAGCAGGAGCGTGAGAACTTGGCAAAGGATAAGGAGGGGATGGATCTAGCAAGTTACAAAACCTGGGAGAACATGTTTAGCAAAGAGCTTTCAGCATTGAAGGCAACAGGATTGTCAGCAAATTCAGAAAAAAAGGAGGGTGACAGCTACAAGAAAACAGGACAGACTCTTTGTGGTGGCAACCCCACAGAGAAGACAAAGGAAGCAGCTATTGTGGAAGACccaaaagaaagcaaaaataatcaagtgatgGCTGGTGCAGAAAAGACAGGCCTAGCTCCTTGGCAAGACGGGATCCTGGAGAGGTTGAAAAAAGAAGTTAACATAGGGGATTATAACATGTacctggtgcatcatgggagaatGCTCATCCATTTTGGTCAGCTAGCTGCTTGCACACCAAGAGAGAAAGACTTTGTGTATGGGAACCTGGAGGCTCATGAGGTGAAGACTGTCTGCACCTTCAAAGTGCCAGTTAGCTATCATGGCAAAAGAGCACGACTTGCAGACACCCAGGCATACAAGGTAGTAACCATGGATAAGTCAGTGGATACCTCAGACTTGCAGATGAGCCTGGAGGAATGTCCTCAACTAGATATAGCCAGAACTACACTGCTGTGTGCATTGGAAAAGGAACTGAAAGGTCATGAGATCTCAGAAGCAAAGAATATTGATGGACTGTTCATGGATTTTGGGACACAGACATACAACTTTCAGGTGGAACCCTTCTCCTCTAGAGATGTCCTAGCAGATGTTCTGGATATAAAAAGCTCACCGGGACTCCATGTAGAGCTGCACACTGAGTGTGTGACTAGAAGACATAACAAAAGCTGCTCAGCCTTCAcattcacttgcaatcacttctTCAGAAGGGATGAGTTTCCTTCACATTTCAAGAACGTCCATACTGATATCCAGTCCTGCTTAAACGGATGGTTCCAACAACGCTGTCCACTTGCCTACTTGGGATGTACCTTTGTTCAAAACCGCTTCTATCCTGCCACTCAGAAAGCAACGTTTATCTACAGCCAGCATCTTGATACGTTAGCTATTCAACCAGAAGTTGACGATGCACTCTCTAAAATACAGAAATGCAATTTTACTGCAAGtaatgaaggaaaaaataaagactCCCTGAGCAGCCTTCCACTGGAACTTTTACAGTATATTGCTGGCTTCTTGGACAACTTCAGCTTGTCTCAGCTGTCCCAAGTGTCTGTACTGATGAGGGATATCTGTGCCACTCTCCTTCAAGAGAGAGGGATGGTCTTCctgctgtgggaaaaaaaaagatattccCATGGAGGCACATCATGGAGAGctcgcaaaaag ATCTGGCAGTTTAGCAGCCTGTTCGCCCCTGTTAACAACTGGCAGTTCAGTGACATTCCCTCCATGTCAGAACACCTGAAGATCTGTCCGTTCTATGATGTGGAGCATAAGAAGGACCCATTCTTGCTGGTCAGCATGAGTGGACCCCAAAAGCAGGCTCAAAATCGCTTGGTCTCAACCTTCAAGCATAGATCCTGA
- the FBXO40 gene encoding F-box only protein 40 isoform X3, with product MGRAQKTAPGQHRHCEKCFNRQCQVPVEVTVSCLVINCHSRCGAAFHMCKQEEHQLLCPLEQVPCLNSAYGCPSSMARFKLAKHLQVCPASVVHCSMEWNRWPNVDSETILHKNIMKHPHNEQSLDTALALRDQKILFRTLKMAELFPEWREDDEMEEPGAAGLDEGAVGGITGDSREADGQVAELTQQERENLAKDKEGMDLASYKTWENMFSKELSALKATGLSANSEKKEGDSYKKTGQTLCGGNPTEKTKEAAIVEDPKESKNNQVMAGAEKTGLAPWQDGILERLKKEVNIGDYNMYLVHHGRMLIHFGQLAACTPREKDFVYGNLEAHEVKTVCTFKVPVSYHGKRARLADTQAYKVVTMDKSVDTSDLQMSLEECPQLDIARTTLLCALEKELKGHEISEAKNIDGLFMDFGTQTYNFQVEPFSSRDVLADVLDIKSSPGLHVELHTECVTRRHNKSCSAFTFTCNHFFRRDEFPSHFKNVHTDIQSCLNGWFQQRCPLAYLGCTFVQNRFYPATQKATFIYSQHLDTLAIQPEVDDALSKIQKCNFTASNEGKNKDSLSSLPLELLQYIAGFLDNFSLSQLSQVSVLMRDICATLLQERGMVFLLWEKKRYSHGGTSWRARKKIWQFSSLFAPVNNWQFSDIPSMSEHLKICPFYDVEHKKDPFLLVSMSGPQKQAQNRLVSTFKHRS from the exons ATG GGCAGAGCTCAGAAAACCGCTCCTgggcagcacagacactgtgagAAATGTTTCAACCGACAATGCCAAGTCCCAGTCGAGGTCACTGTCTCCTGCTTAGTGATCAATTGCCATTCTCGCTGTGGGGCTGCCTTTCACATGTGTAAACAGGAAGAACACCAACTCCTATGTCCCCTAGAGCAGGTCCCATGCCTCAACTCAGCTTATGGCTGCCCTTCCTCCATGGCCCGCTTTAAGCTGGCAAAGCATCTTCAGGTTTGTCCAGCCAGTGTGGTCCACTGCTCTATGGAATGGAATCGGTGGCCGAATGTAGACTCAGAAACCATTCTACATAAGAACATTATGAAGCATCCACATAATGAGCAGAGTCTAGATACTGCTCTGGCCCTCAGAGATCAGAAGATTCTTTTTAGGACTCTGAAAATGGCTGAGCTGTTTCCAGAATGGAGAGAAGATGATGAAATGGAAGAACCtggagctgcaggtttggatgaaGGAGCTGTTGGAGGAATAACAGGTGATTCTAGAGaagctgatggccaagtggctgAGCTTACCCAGCAGGAGCGTGAGAACTTGGCAAAGGATAAGGAGGGGATGGATCTAGCAAGTTACAAAACCTGGGAGAACATGTTTAGCAAAGAGCTTTCAGCATTGAAGGCAACAGGATTGTCAGCAAATTCAGAAAAAAAGGAGGGTGACAGCTACAAGAAAACAGGACAGACTCTTTGTGGTGGCAACCCCACAGAGAAGACAAAGGAAGCAGCTATTGTGGAAGACccaaaagaaagcaaaaataatcaagtgatgGCTGGTGCAGAAAAGACAGGCCTAGCTCCTTGGCAAGACGGGATCCTGGAGAGGTTGAAAAAAGAAGTTAACATAGGGGATTATAACATGTacctggtgcatcatgggagaatGCTCATCCATTTTGGTCAGCTAGCTGCTTGCACACCAAGAGAGAAAGACTTTGTGTATGGGAACCTGGAGGCTCATGAGGTGAAGACTGTCTGCACCTTCAAAGTGCCAGTTAGCTATCATGGCAAAAGAGCACGACTTGCAGACACCCAGGCATACAAGGTAGTAACCATGGATAAGTCAGTGGATACCTCAGACTTGCAGATGAGCCTGGAGGAATGTCCTCAACTAGATATAGCCAGAACTACACTGCTGTGTGCATTGGAAAAGGAACTGAAAGGTCATGAGATCTCAGAAGCAAAGAATATTGATGGACTGTTCATGGATTTTGGGACACAGACATACAACTTTCAGGTGGAACCCTTCTCCTCTAGAGATGTCCTAGCAGATGTTCTGGATATAAAAAGCTCACCGGGACTCCATGTAGAGCTGCACACTGAGTGTGTGACTAGAAGACATAACAAAAGCTGCTCAGCCTTCAcattcacttgcaatcacttctTCAGAAGGGATGAGTTTCCTTCACATTTCAAGAACGTCCATACTGATATCCAGTCCTGCTTAAACGGATGGTTCCAACAACGCTGTCCACTTGCCTACTTGGGATGTACCTTTGTTCAAAACCGCTTCTATCCTGCCACTCAGAAAGCAACGTTTATCTACAGCCAGCATCTTGATACGTTAGCTATTCAACCAGAAGTTGACGATGCACTCTCTAAAATACAGAAATGCAATTTTACTGCAAGtaatgaaggaaaaaataaagactCCCTGAGCAGCCTTCCACTGGAACTTTTACAGTATATTGCTGGCTTCTTGGACAACTTCAGCTTGTCTCAGCTGTCCCAAGTGTCTGTACTGATGAGGGATATCTGTGCCACTCTCCTTCAAGAGAGAGGGATGGTCTTCctgctgtgggaaaaaaaaagatattccCATGGAGGCACATCATGGAGAGctcgcaaaaag ATCTGGCAGTTTAGCAGCCTGTTCGCCCCTGTTAACAACTGGCAGTTCAGTGACATTCCCTCCATGTCAGAACACCTGAAGATCTGTCCGTTCTATGATGTGGAGCATAAGAAGGACCCATTCTTGCTGGTCAGCATGAGTGGACCCCAAAAGCAGGCTCAAAATCGCTTGGTCTCAACCTTCAAGCATAGATCCTGA
- the FBXO40 gene encoding F-box only protein 40 isoform X4, with amino-acid sequence MCKQEEHQLLCPLEQVPCLNSAYGCPSSMARFKLAKHLQVCPASVVHCSMEWNRWPNVDSETILHKNIMKHPHNEQSLDTALALRDQKILFRTLKMAELFPEWREDDEMEEPGAAGLDEGAVGGITGDSREADGQVAELTQQERENLAKDKEGMDLASYKTWENMFSKELSALKATGLSANSEKKEGDSYKKTGQTLCGGNPTEKTKEAAIVEDPKESKNNQVMAGAEKTGLAPWQDGILERLKKEVNIGDYNMYLVHHGRMLIHFGQLAACTPREKDFVYGNLEAHEVKTVCTFKVPVSYHGKRARLADTQAYKVVTMDKSVDTSDLQMSLEECPQLDIARTTLLCALEKELKGHEISEAKNIDGLFMDFGTQTYNFQVEPFSSRDVLADVLDIKSSPGLHVELHTECVTRRHNKSCSAFTFTCNHFFRRDEFPSHFKNVHTDIQSCLNGWFQQRCPLAYLGCTFVQNRFYPATQKATFIYSQHLDTLAIQPEVDDALSKIQKCNFTASNEGKNKDSLSSLPLELLQYIAGFLDNFSLSQLSQVSVLMRDICATLLQERGMVFLLWEKKRYSHGGTSWRARKKIWQFSSLFAPVNNWQFSDIPSMSEHLKICPFYDVEHKKDPFLLVSMSGPQKQAQNRLVSTFKHRS; translated from the exons ATGTGTAAACAGGAAGAACACCAACTCCTATGTCCCCTAGAGCAGGTCCCATGCCTCAACTCAGCTTATGGCTGCCCTTCCTCCATGGCCCGCTTTAAGCTGGCAAAGCATCTTCAGGTTTGTCCAGCCAGTGTGGTCCACTGCTCTATGGAATGGAATCGGTGGCCGAATGTAGACTCAGAAACCATTCTACATAAGAACATTATGAAGCATCCACATAATGAGCAGAGTCTAGATACTGCTCTGGCCCTCAGAGATCAGAAGATTCTTTTTAGGACTCTGAAAATGGCTGAGCTGTTTCCAGAATGGAGAGAAGATGATGAAATGGAAGAACCtggagctgcaggtttggatgaaGGAGCTGTTGGAGGAATAACAGGTGATTCTAGAGaagctgatggccaagtggctgAGCTTACCCAGCAGGAGCGTGAGAACTTGGCAAAGGATAAGGAGGGGATGGATCTAGCAAGTTACAAAACCTGGGAGAACATGTTTAGCAAAGAGCTTTCAGCATTGAAGGCAACAGGATTGTCAGCAAATTCAGAAAAAAAGGAGGGTGACAGCTACAAGAAAACAGGACAGACTCTTTGTGGTGGCAACCCCACAGAGAAGACAAAGGAAGCAGCTATTGTGGAAGACccaaaagaaagcaaaaataatcaagtgatgGCTGGTGCAGAAAAGACAGGCCTAGCTCCTTGGCAAGACGGGATCCTGGAGAGGTTGAAAAAAGAAGTTAACATAGGGGATTATAACATGTacctggtgcatcatgggagaatGCTCATCCATTTTGGTCAGCTAGCTGCTTGCACACCAAGAGAGAAAGACTTTGTGTATGGGAACCTGGAGGCTCATGAGGTGAAGACTGTCTGCACCTTCAAAGTGCCAGTTAGCTATCATGGCAAAAGAGCACGACTTGCAGACACCCAGGCATACAAGGTAGTAACCATGGATAAGTCAGTGGATACCTCAGACTTGCAGATGAGCCTGGAGGAATGTCCTCAACTAGATATAGCCAGAACTACACTGCTGTGTGCATTGGAAAAGGAACTGAAAGGTCATGAGATCTCAGAAGCAAAGAATATTGATGGACTGTTCATGGATTTTGGGACACAGACATACAACTTTCAGGTGGAACCCTTCTCCTCTAGAGATGTCCTAGCAGATGTTCTGGATATAAAAAGCTCACCGGGACTCCATGTAGAGCTGCACACTGAGTGTGTGACTAGAAGACATAACAAAAGCTGCTCAGCCTTCAcattcacttgcaatcacttctTCAGAAGGGATGAGTTTCCTTCACATTTCAAGAACGTCCATACTGATATCCAGTCCTGCTTAAACGGATGGTTCCAACAACGCTGTCCACTTGCCTACTTGGGATGTACCTTTGTTCAAAACCGCTTCTATCCTGCCACTCAGAAAGCAACGTTTATCTACAGCCAGCATCTTGATACGTTAGCTATTCAACCAGAAGTTGACGATGCACTCTCTAAAATACAGAAATGCAATTTTACTGCAAGtaatgaaggaaaaaataaagactCCCTGAGCAGCCTTCCACTGGAACTTTTACAGTATATTGCTGGCTTCTTGGACAACTTCAGCTTGTCTCAGCTGTCCCAAGTGTCTGTACTGATGAGGGATATCTGTGCCACTCTCCTTCAAGAGAGAGGGATGGTCTTCctgctgtgggaaaaaaaaagatattccCATGGAGGCACATCATGGAGAGctcgcaaaaag ATCTGGCAGTTTAGCAGCCTGTTCGCCCCTGTTAACAACTGGCAGTTCAGTGACATTCCCTCCATGTCAGAACACCTGAAGATCTGTCCGTTCTATGATGTGGAGCATAAGAAGGACCCATTCTTGCTGGTCAGCATGAGTGGACCCCAAAAGCAGGCTCAAAATCGCTTGGTCTCAACCTTCAAGCATAGATCCTGA
- the FBXO40 gene encoding F-box only protein 40 isoform X2, which produces MIKRQTRQSAGIMGRAQKTAPGQHRHCEKCFNRQCQVPVEVTVSCLVINCHSRCGAAFHMCKQEEHQLLCPLEQVPCLNSAYGCPSSMARFKLAKHLQVCPASVVHCSMEWNRWPNVDSETILHKNIMKHPHNEQSLDTALALRDQKILFRTLKMAELFPEWREDDEMEEPGAAGLDEGAVGGITGDSREADGQVAELTQQERENLAKDKEGMDLASYKTWENMFSKELSALKATGLSANSEKKEGDSYKKTGQTLCGGNPTEKTKEAAIVEDPKESKNNQVMAGAEKTGLAPWQDGILERLKKEVNIGDYNMYLVHHGRMLIHFGQLAACTPREKDFVYGNLEAHEVKTVCTFKVPVSYHGKRARLADTQAYKVVTMDKSVDTSDLQMSLEECPQLDIARTTLLCALEKELKGHEISEAKNIDGLFMDFGTQTYNFQVEPFSSRDVLADVLDIKSSPGLHVELHTECVTRRHNKSCSAFTFTCNHFFRRDEFPSHFKNVHTDIQSCLNGWFQQRCPLAYLGCTFVQNRFYPATQKATFIYSQHLDTLAIQPEVDDALSKIQKCNFTASNEGKNKDSLSSLPLELLQYIAGFLDNFSLSQLSQVSVLMRDICATLLQERGMVFLLWEKKRYSHGGTSWRARKKIWQFSSLFAPVNNWQFSDIPSMSEHLKICPFYDVEHKKDPFLLVSMSGPQKQAQNRLVSTFKHRS; this is translated from the exons ATGATCAAG agACAAACAAGACAGTCTGCTGGAATTATG GGCAGAGCTCAGAAAACCGCTCCTgggcagcacagacactgtgagAAATGTTTCAACCGACAATGCCAAGTCCCAGTCGAGGTCACTGTCTCCTGCTTAGTGATCAATTGCCATTCTCGCTGTGGGGCTGCCTTTCACATGTGTAAACAGGAAGAACACCAACTCCTATGTCCCCTAGAGCAGGTCCCATGCCTCAACTCAGCTTATGGCTGCCCTTCCTCCATGGCCCGCTTTAAGCTGGCAAAGCATCTTCAGGTTTGTCCAGCCAGTGTGGTCCACTGCTCTATGGAATGGAATCGGTGGCCGAATGTAGACTCAGAAACCATTCTACATAAGAACATTATGAAGCATCCACATAATGAGCAGAGTCTAGATACTGCTCTGGCCCTCAGAGATCAGAAGATTCTTTTTAGGACTCTGAAAATGGCTGAGCTGTTTCCAGAATGGAGAGAAGATGATGAAATGGAAGAACCtggagctgcaggtttggatgaaGGAGCTGTTGGAGGAATAACAGGTGATTCTAGAGaagctgatggccaagtggctgAGCTTACCCAGCAGGAGCGTGAGAACTTGGCAAAGGATAAGGAGGGGATGGATCTAGCAAGTTACAAAACCTGGGAGAACATGTTTAGCAAAGAGCTTTCAGCATTGAAGGCAACAGGATTGTCAGCAAATTCAGAAAAAAAGGAGGGTGACAGCTACAAGAAAACAGGACAGACTCTTTGTGGTGGCAACCCCACAGAGAAGACAAAGGAAGCAGCTATTGTGGAAGACccaaaagaaagcaaaaataatcaagtgatgGCTGGTGCAGAAAAGACAGGCCTAGCTCCTTGGCAAGACGGGATCCTGGAGAGGTTGAAAAAAGAAGTTAACATAGGGGATTATAACATGTacctggtgcatcatgggagaatGCTCATCCATTTTGGTCAGCTAGCTGCTTGCACACCAAGAGAGAAAGACTTTGTGTATGGGAACCTGGAGGCTCATGAGGTGAAGACTGTCTGCACCTTCAAAGTGCCAGTTAGCTATCATGGCAAAAGAGCACGACTTGCAGACACCCAGGCATACAAGGTAGTAACCATGGATAAGTCAGTGGATACCTCAGACTTGCAGATGAGCCTGGAGGAATGTCCTCAACTAGATATAGCCAGAACTACACTGCTGTGTGCATTGGAAAAGGAACTGAAAGGTCATGAGATCTCAGAAGCAAAGAATATTGATGGACTGTTCATGGATTTTGGGACACAGACATACAACTTTCAGGTGGAACCCTTCTCCTCTAGAGATGTCCTAGCAGATGTTCTGGATATAAAAAGCTCACCGGGACTCCATGTAGAGCTGCACACTGAGTGTGTGACTAGAAGACATAACAAAAGCTGCTCAGCCTTCAcattcacttgcaatcacttctTCAGAAGGGATGAGTTTCCTTCACATTTCAAGAACGTCCATACTGATATCCAGTCCTGCTTAAACGGATGGTTCCAACAACGCTGTCCACTTGCCTACTTGGGATGTACCTTTGTTCAAAACCGCTTCTATCCTGCCACTCAGAAAGCAACGTTTATCTACAGCCAGCATCTTGATACGTTAGCTATTCAACCAGAAGTTGACGATGCACTCTCTAAAATACAGAAATGCAATTTTACTGCAAGtaatgaaggaaaaaataaagactCCCTGAGCAGCCTTCCACTGGAACTTTTACAGTATATTGCTGGCTTCTTGGACAACTTCAGCTTGTCTCAGCTGTCCCAAGTGTCTGTACTGATGAGGGATATCTGTGCCACTCTCCTTCAAGAGAGAGGGATGGTCTTCctgctgtgggaaaaaaaaagatattccCATGGAGGCACATCATGGAGAGctcgcaaaaag ATCTGGCAGTTTAGCAGCCTGTTCGCCCCTGTTAACAACTGGCAGTTCAGTGACATTCCCTCCATGTCAGAACACCTGAAGATCTGTCCGTTCTATGATGTGGAGCATAAGAAGGACCCATTCTTGCTGGTCAGCATGAGTGGACCCCAAAAGCAGGCTCAAAATCGCTTGGTCTCAACCTTCAAGCATAGATCCTGA